A region of Leishmania mexicana MHOM/GT/2001/U1103 complete genome, chromosome 8 DNA encodes the following proteins:
- a CDS encoding putative mitochondrial DNA polymerase beta-PAK codes for MAAAASVAPVAEPAKIAAVEDPVADAEREADVAAAMAAAVELVSKPEVIDDEFSLAPQPDDDAAADATSTLHSPSALVAGRASQEQEQQELLQSAGVSKAASGASGGSSASGSGNHAGSSGISSGGKGGKGANSKDTLFFPDYRERVVQIFEQLTQINSALGERFKSQSYGRTVERFKRGDKVFQLLPPNLLPLPEDDPKKKAVIEALYKDDPAAQKKRVEEVERNRAKRSLVLSSDNLIPGLGTKLREKVIEILVTGGLEELHHQEAKPIIRAIRELTQVHGVGPRTAIDYFKKYDIRTVAQLRDYAIKAGELDMSNKDSGKPSNLVVCADKSKFHLNDAQRLGLVYYEDMCHRIPHEEGRLHEAFMKLRMRKYLGKDYELVVCGSYRRQVESAGDIDVLITHKRSTTEGGGGSSSSSGRPLLPPSEVLGAFLAGLKADKYIEATLAQGPTKFMGLCRLRAVGTESVTASTGKGKAAKANGNASTKFRARRLDVRYVDSDSFPAAMLYFTGSKNFNVIMRSEAIKKHCILNEYGLFRKPTRKQMQHYSVVQKNPDMSFHDMITRLARFDLSAIKDEENEVASGSPAEAGGGASGATAAGSGVSGDADGAASKKVTAAFKKIKKKGKERTKQELAELREMAKVVERQRVKACTEREIFEALGMDYVPPKDRSV; via the coding sequence atggctgcagcagcgtccgTCGCACCCGTGGCGGAGCCGGCGAAGATTGCTGCGGTCGAGGATCCTGTCGCTGACGCGGAGCGAGAGGCggatgtggcggcggcaatggcagcagcggtggaaCTGGTGTCAAAACCGGAGGTCATCGATGACGAGTTCTCGCTAGCACCGCAGCcggacgacgatgccgcAGCCGATGCGACGTCAACGCTGCACTCCCCATCTGCCCTCGTCGCCGGCCGCGCGtcgcaggagcaggagcagcaggagctgcttCAGAGTGCCGGCGTCTCGAAGGCCGCTTCCGGcgccagtggcggcagcagcgctagCGGATCGGGGAATCATGCCGGAAGTAGCGGCATTAGCAGCGGTGGCAAGGGCGGCAAAGGCGCGAATTCGAAGGACACGCTCTTCTTCCCCGACTACCGCGAGCGCGTCGTGCAGATATTTGAGCAGCTGACGCAGATCAACAGCGCCCTCGGCGAGCGCTTCAAGTCGCAGTCGTACGGGCGCACGGTGGAGCGCTTCAAGCGCGGCGACAAGGTGtttcagctgctgccgccgaacCTCCTGCCACTGCCAGAGGACGACCCGAAGAAGAAGGCAGTAATCGAGGCGCTCTACAAGGATGACCCTGCGGCGCAGAAGAagcgcgtggaggaggtggagcgcaaCCGGGCGAAGCGCAGTCTCGTGCTCTCCAGCGACAACCTCATCCCAGGCCTCGGGACGAAGCTGCGGGAGAAAGTAATCGAAATCCTTGTGACGGGTGGcttggaggagctgcaccaTCAAGAGGCGAAGCCCATCATTCGCGCCATCCGAGAGCTCACACAGGTGCACGGCGTCGGCCCGCGCACCGCTATCGACTACTTCAAGAAGTACGACATCAGGACCGTTGCGCAGCTTCGAGACTACGCCATCAAGGCAGGAGAGCTCGACATGAGCAACAAGGATAGCGGCAAGCCGTCGAATCTAGTGGTCTGTGCTGACAAGTCAAAGTTCCACTTGAACGACGCGCAGCGACTCGGGCTTGTCTACTACGAGGATATGTGCCACCGCATCCCGCACGAAGAGGGCCGCCTGCACGAGGCTTTCATGAAACTGCGGATGCGCAAGTACCTTGGCAAGGACTATGAGCTTGTTGTGTGTGGTAGCTACCGTCGTCAAGTTGAATCCGCAGGTGATATCGATGTGCTCATCACGCACAAGCGCAGCACGAcggagggcggtggtggcagcagcagcagcagtggccgTCCTTTGTTACCGCCGTCGGAGGTGCTTGGCGCGTTCCTCGCTGGGCTCAAGGCGGACAAGTACATCGAGGCTACGCTGGCGCAGGGGCCGACGAAGTTCATGGGGCTGTGCCGTCTGCGCGCGGTGGGCACCGAGTCTGTAACGGCTTCTACGGGCAAGGGCAAGGCAGCGAAGGCGAACGGCAATGCGTCGACCAAGTTCCGTGCGCGTCGCCTCGATGTCCGCTATGTGGACTCGGACAGCTTCCCTGCAGCGATGCTTTACTTCACCGGCAGCAAGAACTTTAACGTCATCATGCGCAGCGAAGCCATCAAGAAGCACTGCATCCTTAACGAGTACGGCCTCTTCCGCAAGCCGACGCGTAAACAGATGCAACACTACAGTGTTGTGCAGAAGAACCCGGATATGAGTTTCCACGATATGATCACCCGCCTCGCTCGCTTCGACCTCTCCGCCATCAAGGACGAGGAGAATGAGGTCGCCAGCGGATCGCCGGCCGAAGCTGGAGGCGGGGCTAGCGGTGCGACTGCTGCCGGGAGCGgtgtcagcggcgacgcagacgGTGCGGCATCAAAGAAGGTGACGGCTGCGTTCAAGAAGATTAAgaagaaggggaaggagaggacgaaGCAGGAGCTCGCCGAGTTGCGTGAGATGGCGAAGGTtgtggagcggcagcgggtaAAGGCGTGCACGGAGCGCGAAATCTTTGAGGCGCTGGGCATGGACTACGTCCCTCCAAAAGACCGCAGCGTGTAA